The following are encoded in a window of Psilocybe cubensis strain MGC-MH-2018 chromosome 4, whole genome shotgun sequence genomic DNA:
- a CDS encoding Histone H3: MARTKQSARKSTGGKTPRNQILEHIVSKTPRDSGSQVAKKTTNNFAKKSVSYGGVKKPHRFRPGTVALREIRRYQKSTELLIRKLPFQRLVREIAQDYKTDLRFQSSAIMALQEASEAYLISLFEDTNLAAIHSKRVTIMPKDLYLARRLRGEVRH, from the exons ATGGCCAGAACTAAACAATCTGCTCGAAAATCGACGGGAG GGAAAACACCTCGAAACCAAATTCTAGAACACATTGTATCCAAAACTCCTAGGGATTCAGGTTCGCAAGTGGCAAAAAAGACCACCAACAACTTC GCAAAAAAATCGGTTTCCTATGGGGGAGTGAAGAAACCACATCGTTTCCGCCCTGGCACCGTTGCTCTGCGCGAAATCCGTCGCTATCAGAAGTCCACTGAGCTCCTTATTCGCAAGCTTCCGTTTCAGAGACTTGTGCGAGAGATAGCTCAGGATTACAAG ACAGACTTGCGGTTCCAGTCGTCTGCTATCATGGCACTTCAGGAGGCATCCGAGGCTTATCTTATTTCGCTGTTCGAAGACACTAATCTAGCTGCTATCCACTCTAAAAGGGTTACCATTATGCCAAAGGATTTATACTTAGCCCGGCGCCTCCGCGGAGAAGTTCGCCATTAG